Within bacterium, the genomic segment TGCGCGTTAATTATAAAAACGGCAGGATGCAATGCACCGTCGAATTGACATTACAAGGCATCCACACCGAAGCAGAGGCCCAATGGGTGTGGGAAGAGATCATTTTGCCGGAATTATGTAAATAAAAGGAACGCCGGTATGATTCAGTTTGTCAATGTCAAACTGGTTACGCCAGCCATATGCGGTGGCGCCAAGCCCAGAGAATTGGATGAATCACATGTCCTGCGGCCGCCGGAAATCAGAGGTATGTTGCGCTTTTGGACCAGAGCTTTGGCTAATGGCGCGGGATTAGACATGCGTCAATGCGAAGCCGAGCTATTTGGAAGTACCAATTACGGACAAAAACTAGGGATATTGCCCGTAATCATGTCCAATTTAAAAAATGAGTTGGAGCTTTTCCCGCATAAGACACGGGATTATGTTGATAATCACCGGACAGAGCAAATGATCCAAAGACTACTTCAACGTTATGACAATGATTCCGATCGAGTATCTAAAGATTTAAGAAGTAAAACAGAAATGATCCTTGCTGGTGATCATATCATCAGCCTGCGCTTTCGGCTGGATAACCTTGAAAAACAATGGAAGGATAAATTCATTGCTGTCTTATGGACATGGCTGCATCTTGGCGCCATCGGACGACGTTCTCGCCGTGGATACGGGTCATTAGTCTGGGAGCCAAACAAAAATGATTTACTTTCCGAAAAATTCAATTTCAACTCAGATCTCAATCTGCTCGATGAATCTTCTCTCTTAGAATATTTAAAAAGTGGCTTGGCGATCGTAGAATCAATATGGGGCGCTCCTAAAAATTCAACACGTAAAAGCTCTCATCCTACCGGCGTTTTTAAACTGGCTGCTATTGATCAAGTATTCGTTGGACATGTTCTGAAAGATGATGCCGGAAATTCGGCTCGATACTCTGCTCAACCTGATGGCATGCAAGCGATTATTCATGGCATGCATGTTGACACAAGAAGCAGTATCTCCGGAGAAAAAGAGGAGATGGGATTTGTCCGGGGAAGAAATAATAAATTATCTTCTCCCATGCTCTGGCGTCTTTTCCCGTGTGCGATGGGATTTGTGCCTGTTATGACCTGGTCGCCTAAAAATGTCATAACAATCACTTCAGGGACGGCGATGTATACTTACCTCTATAATAAATTAGGTTTTAAAAAATCTCTTCTGGGAAACACTCTCTAGCCGCAAAAAATGCAAAGATACATTATGGTGGAGGGCGGAATATCATTGCATGATCTTTTTAACAACATCTGCTCCTACCCCACCCTCTTCTCCGCCTGGCAGCGTGTTCTTGAGAATCATGGCTGCCGCGGCAGCGACGGCGTCACCATCGAACGGTTTGCCGAGAATCATGAGGCCCGACTCGCCGCTTTGAGCAAGGACCTGGCCGTTGAACGTTACCATCCTTTCCCCCTATCGCGTTTTCCTGTGCCCAAGAGGCATCGTGCCAGTTTTCGTTATCTCTCTGTTCCCACTGTGCGTGATCGCGTAGCTCAAGCAGCTGCCTATCTCGTGACCAAAGATCTTTTCGAGGCTGAATTTGAAAACACCTCCCATGCCTACCGGGAAAACCGCGGCTTGCGGACCGCCTTTCAACAGATCAGACAGTGGTATGACAAAGGCTATCGCTATGCCGTGGATGCGGACATCGATGCCTTTTTTGACAACGTCGACCATGGCCTTTTGCTGAACAAGTTGGAAAAAATTATCACAGAGCCGGCATTGCTCAAAGTATTCAGGAAATGGATTTCCGCTGAGGTCTATGACGGCCAGTGCATCTGGACTCTGGAAAAAGGCATTCCCCAGGGTTCCGTGGTTTCGCCGATGTTAGCCAATCTTTTCCTCGATGAACTGGATGAGATGTTCATAGCCTTTGATCGTCGCATTGTACGCTTTGCCGACGATTTTTTGGTGCTCAGTAAAACAGAATCAGAGGCGGAAGAGAACATACGGTTGACTGATATGATTCTTGAGGAACTCGAACTTGAAATGAATCCGGTTAAAACAACTATTGTGTCATTCGATCGTGGATTCAAATTTTTAGGTTCTATATTTCTTCATCGTGAAATTTACTGGCCTGAATGGCAAAAAAAATCCAAGGATTTTCAAGTGACGCTTCCTCCTGCTCTGACGCTGAAAAGCTACCTGGAGTTGAAAAACCGATAGTCTGTTGGTAGATTAGTATGGCAACGCTGTATCTGATCGAACAGAACACCATTTTACGCAAGAGCGGCGATCGGCTGCTTCTCTGCCGAAAACCGCCGGTGAACCGTTATAGCCCGGGTGTACGACAGGACGACATTCTGGTAGAGTGGCCATGCAGCGATATCGATCATGTGATGGTTTTCGGCAATGTGCAGATCACCACTCAAACCTTGCACCAGCTGCTGGAAAAAGGAATTGAAACCGCATTATTTACCCTGCATGGCGAAT encodes:
- the cmr1 gene encoding type III-B CRISPR module RAMP protein Cmr1 is translated as MIQFVNVKLVTPAICGGAKPRELDESHVLRPPEIRGMLRFWTRALANGAGLDMRQCEAELFGSTNYGQKLGILPVIMSNLKNELELFPHKTRDYVDNHRTEQMIQRLLQRYDNDSDRVSKDLRSKTEMILAGDHIISLRFRLDNLEKQWKDKFIAVLWTWLHLGAIGRRSRRGYGSLVWEPNKNDLLSEKFNFNSDLNLLDESSLLEYLKSGLAIVESIWGAPKNSTRKSSHPTGVFKLAAIDQVFVGHVLKDDAGNSARYSAQPDGMQAIIHGMHVDTRSSISGEKEEMGFVRGRNNKLSSPMLWRLFPCAMGFVPVMTWSPKNVITITSGTAMYTYLYNKLGFKKSLLGNTL
- a CDS encoding RNA-directed DNA polymerase — protein: MHDLFNNICSYPTLFSAWQRVLENHGCRGSDGVTIERFAENHEARLAALSKDLAVERYHPFPLSRFPVPKRHRASFRYLSVPTVRDRVAQAAAYLVTKDLFEAEFENTSHAYRENRGLRTAFQQIRQWYDKGYRYAVDADIDAFFDNVDHGLLLNKLEKIITEPALLKVFRKWISAEVYDGQCIWTLEKGIPQGSVVSPMLANLFLDELDEMFIAFDRRIVRFADDFLVLSKTESEAEENIRLTDMILEELELEMNPVKTTIVSFDRGFKFLGSIFLHREIYWPEWQKKSKDFQVTLPPALTLKSYLELKNR